In Vitis vinifera cultivar Pinot Noir 40024 chromosome 17, ASM3070453v1, one genomic interval encodes:
- the LOC100265585 gene encoding malate dehydrogenase, chloroplastic — MAATSLTTITIGSSASIGSKAIPLSRSKCFGVSFNSQNYLKSFSGLKAASSISCESEASFLGKESSAALRNSFAPKAGKQNLRHQYYLQPQASSSKVAILGAAGGIGQPLALLIKMSPLVSALHLYDIANVKGVAADLSHCNTPAQVLDFTGTSELANSLKGVDVVVIPAGVPRKPGMTRDDLFNINANIVKTLVEAVADNCPDAFIHIISNPVNSTVPIAVEVLRRKGVYDPKKVFGVTTLDVVRANTFVAQKKNLRLIDVDVPVVGGHAGITILPLLSRTKPSVSFTDEEVEELTVRIQNAGTEVVEAKAGAGSATLSMAYAAARFVESSLRALDGDTDVYECAYVQSELTELPFFASRVKIGKKGIEAVISSDLQGLTEYEEKALEALKPELKASIEKGVAFAQKQTVTA, encoded by the coding sequence ATGGCAGCAACATCGTTGACTACAATTACAATCGGATCATCTGCCTCAATTGGCTCAAAAGCAATCCCACTTTCACGGTCAAAGTGTTTTGGTGTGTCATTCAACTCTCAGAACTATCTTAAGAGTTTCAGTGGCCTCAAGGCAGCATCTTCAATCAGCTGTGAATCAGAGGCATCCTTCTTAGGCAAGGAAAGTAGTGCAGCTCTTCGGAACTCTTTTGCACCAAAAGCTGGAAAGCAAAACCTGAGGCATCAGTACTACCTACAGCCCCAGGCCTCATCGTCCAAAGTGGCAATTCTTGGAGCTGCTGGAGGGATAGGTCAGCCCCTAGCACTCCTAATCAAGATGTCCCCATTAGTTTCTGCACTTCACCTTTATGATATAGCAAATGTTAAGGGAGTTGCTGCTGATCTCAGTCACTGCAATACTCCTGCTCAAGTGCTGGACTTTACAGGAACTTCTGAATTAGCCAATTCTTTGAAAGGTGTGGACGTGGTTGTTATACCTGCAGGAGTTCCGAGAAAGCCAGGTATGACCCGTGATGACCTCTTCAACATCAATGCCAACATAGTGAAGACCTTGGTTGAGGCTGTTGCTGACAACTGCCCTGATGCCTTCATCCATATTATCAGCAATCCAGTTAATTCTACAGTGCCCATCGCTGTGGAAGTTTTGAGGCGGAAGGGTGTCTATGATCCAAAGAAGGTTTTTGGTGTTACTACACTGGATGTTGTGAGGGCAAACACATTTGTTGCTCAGAAGAAGAACCTTAGGCTCATTGATGTAGATGTCCCTGTTGTTGGGGGACATGCTGGGATAACTATTCTGCCCCTGCTGTCAAGGACAAAGCCCTCAGTAAGTTTCACTGATGaagaagtggaagaactaaCTGTTAGAATCCAAAATGCTGGAACAGAAGTTGTGGAGGCAAAGGCAGGAGCAGGGTCTGCTACACTGTCAATGGCATATGCAGCAGCAAGATTCGTTGAGTCATCCCTCCGTGCACTGGATGGGGACACGGATGTCTATGAGTGCGCCTATGTACAGTCGGAGCTGACTGAGCTTCCTTTCTTTGCCTCAAGGGTTAAGATTGGAAAGAAAGGGATTGAAGCCGTGATTTCTAGTGACCTCCAAGGATTGACTGAGTATGAAGAGAAGGCTTTGGAAGCCCTCAAGCCAGAACTGAAGGCCAGTATTGAGAAGGGGGTGGCTTTTGCACAAAAGCAAACAGTGACAGCTTAA